In one Terriglobales bacterium genomic region, the following are encoded:
- a CDS encoding GAF domain-containing SpoIIE family protein phosphatase, whose protein sequence is MRPNVMSKSSGHSSSGSGTAVARARTADQKAAPAKSRTADPKDKTIQQLTMLFEATRLLNSTLDLAELLELILKIAREEVKADRGTVFMVDRDEKELWSIVASGLDHQEIRVPFGHGVVGKVAESGEIINVADAYDLEYFERSFDQKFGYRTRSLLCLPIRHRSGEIVGVIELLNRQDGVQFTADDVEFLTKLSAHIAMALENARLHRELLEKQRLERDLALARSIQRNLLPEAPPVVPGYDIAVVNEMCYDVGGDYYDFLSLGPQTLLLVIADVEGKGVASALVMSNLQATLRALIMHLHSLEVLALSLNDMICADTKSQKFLSIFLGLVDTRGNKLHYINAGHVPPLLIKGESGEYKRLEKGGMVVGMFPDAAFTRGTEKLSAGDILVCCTDGIVEAANKQDEEFGDARLAAAVGRHRARSSQEIVASVLQDVAKYSAGGPNIDDKVLMVVKVKSDGADEAKPGAPPPQPWAFRA, encoded by the coding sequence GTGCGCCCGAACGTCATGTCGAAATCTTCCGGTCATTCCTCCAGCGGCTCCGGCACGGCGGTTGCGCGCGCCAGGACGGCCGATCAGAAAGCTGCGCCCGCCAAGTCCCGCACAGCGGACCCTAAGGACAAGACGATCCAGCAGCTCACCATGCTGTTCGAGGCCACGCGGCTGCTGAATTCCACGCTCGACCTGGCCGAACTGCTCGAACTCATTCTCAAGATCGCCCGCGAGGAAGTGAAAGCCGATCGCGGAACGGTCTTCATGGTCGACCGCGACGAGAAAGAACTGTGGTCCATCGTGGCTTCGGGCCTCGATCACCAGGAGATCCGCGTACCGTTCGGACACGGTGTGGTGGGCAAGGTCGCCGAGAGCGGCGAGATCATCAACGTCGCCGACGCCTACGACCTGGAATATTTCGAGCGCAGCTTTGACCAGAAATTCGGCTACCGCACGCGCTCGCTGCTTTGCCTGCCGATCCGGCACCGCTCGGGCGAGATCGTGGGCGTGATCGAGCTGCTCAACCGGCAGGACGGCGTGCAGTTCACCGCCGACGACGTTGAGTTTCTCACCAAGCTTTCAGCGCACATCGCCATGGCGCTGGAGAACGCGCGCCTGCACCGCGAACTGCTGGAGAAGCAGCGGCTGGAGCGCGACCTGGCGCTGGCGCGCAGCATCCAGCGCAACCTGCTGCCCGAGGCGCCGCCGGTGGTGCCCGGCTATGACATCGCCGTGGTCAACGAGATGTGCTACGACGTGGGCGGCGACTACTACGACTTCCTCTCGCTTGGCCCGCAGACGCTGCTGCTGGTGATCGCCGATGTGGAAGGGAAGGGCGTGGCCTCGGCGCTGGTGATGAGCAACCTGCAGGCCACGCTGCGCGCGCTGATCATGCACCTGCATTCGCTGGAGGTGCTGGCGCTTTCGCTGAACGACATGATCTGCGCCGACACCAAGTCGCAGAAGTTCCTCAGCATCTTCCTGGGCCTGGTGGACACGCGCGGCAACAAGCTGCACTACATCAATGCCGGCCACGTCCCGCCGCTGCTCATCAAGGGCGAGAGCGGCGAGTACAAGCGCCTGGAAAAAGGGGGCATGGTGGTGGGCATGTTCCCCGACGCGGCGTTTACGCGCGGAACGGAAAAGCTCTCCGCCGGCGACATCCTCGTCTGCTGCACCGACGGCATCGTGGAGGCCGCCAACAAGCAGGACGAAGAGTTCGGCGACGCGCGCCTGGCGGCGGCCGTCGGCCGTCACCGCGCCAGGTCGTCGCAGGAGATCGTGGCCAGCGTGCTGCAGGACGTGGCGAAGTACTCCGCCGGCGGACCGAACATTGACGACAAGGTGCTGATGGTCGTCAAGGTGAAGTCGGACGGAGCGGACGAGGCCAAGCCCGGCGCCCCGCCGCCGCAGCCCTGGGCATTCCGGGCGTAG
- a CDS encoding adenine phosphoribosyltransferase produces MQPKPAMNCDNLKKLIREVPDFPKKGILFYDITTLLKDNVGFATLIDALSEHYLNSRVDLVLGIEARGFIFGPALAYRLNAGFVPVRKPKKLPAETAKWTYDLEYGSDTLEIHKDAIAKGQRVLIVDDLLATGGTANATVQLARSLGADVVGVGFVVELTFLGGRQKLAGTDVFSLMQYDK; encoded by the coding sequence ATGCAACCGAAGCCCGCGATGAACTGCGACAACCTCAAGAAACTCATCCGCGAGGTGCCCGATTTCCCCAAAAAGGGCATCCTCTTCTACGACATCACGACGCTGCTCAAAGACAACGTGGGCTTTGCCACGCTGATTGACGCGCTGAGCGAGCACTACCTGAACAGCCGCGTGGACCTGGTGCTGGGCATCGAGGCCCGCGGGTTCATCTTCGGTCCCGCGCTGGCCTATCGCCTGAACGCGGGGTTCGTCCCCGTGCGCAAGCCGAAGAAACTTCCCGCCGAAACCGCCAAGTGGACTTACGATTTGGAGTACGGCTCCGACACGCTCGAGATCCACAAGGACGCCATCGCCAAGGGCCAGCGCGTGCTGATCGTCGACGACCTGCTCGCGACCGGCGGAACCGCGAATGCCACGGTGCAGCTGGCCAGATCGCTGGGCGCGGACGTGGTGGGCGTCGGGTTCGTGGTGGAGTTGACGTTTCTCGGCGGCCGCCAGAAGCTGGCGGGCACGGACGTTTTTTCCCTGATGCAGTACGACAAATAA